The following proteins are encoded in a genomic region of Streptomyces sp. NBC_01723:
- a CDS encoding carbohydrate ABC transporter permease, translated as MTRPPARRRTRRRLAADAGLLVVAAAFVLPLAWVVLSALDPDAGLRVKVPDGLTLDNFDAILTPEITFTPLLNSLILCGGATLLTVVCAALAAYPLSRFRSRLNRPFLLTILFATSLPITAIMVPVYALFVRVNMIDTMQGTIFFFAASQLPFAIWLMKNFMDGVPKELEEAAWTDGASSFQSLLRIVLPLMGPGVAVVTVFSFVMMWGNFFVPFMLLLSPDQMPASVSINDFFGNRGMVAYGQLAAFSIVYSTPVVLLYVLISRRLGGGFALGGAVKG; from the coding sequence ATGACGCGCCCGCCCGCCAGGCGCCGCACACGGCGCAGGCTGGCCGCCGACGCCGGTCTGCTGGTGGTGGCGGCGGCCTTCGTCCTGCCGCTGGCCTGGGTGGTGCTGTCCGCGCTGGACCCGGACGCGGGCCTGCGGGTGAAGGTCCCCGACGGGCTGACCCTGGACAACTTCGACGCGATCCTCACCCCGGAGATCACCTTCACCCCGCTGCTCAACAGCCTGATCCTGTGCGGCGGAGCGACCCTGCTGACGGTGGTCTGCGCGGCGCTCGCGGCGTATCCGCTCTCCCGTTTCCGGTCCCGGCTCAACCGGCCCTTCCTGCTGACGATCCTGTTCGCGACCAGCCTGCCGATCACGGCGATCATGGTGCCGGTCTACGCGCTGTTCGTGCGGGTGAACATGATCGACACGATGCAGGGGACGATCTTCTTCTTCGCCGCCTCCCAGCTGCCCTTCGCCATCTGGCTGATGAAGAACTTCATGGACGGCGTGCCCAAGGAGCTGGAGGAGGCGGCGTGGACGGACGGGGCGTCCTCGTTCCAGTCGCTGCTGCGGATCGTGCTGCCGCTGATGGGGCCGGGGGTGGCGGTGGTGACGGTGTTCTCGTTCGTGATGATGTGGGGGAACTTCTTCGTCCCCTTCATGCTGCTGCTCTCCCCGGACCAGATGCCCGCATCGGTCAGCATCAACGACTTCTTCGGCAACCGGGGCATGGTGGCTTACGGGCAGCTGGCGGCGTTCTCGATCGTCTACTCGACGCCGGTCGTGCTGCTGTACGTGCTGATCTCCCGGCGGCTGGGCGGCGGGTTCGCGCTGGGCGGGGCGGTCAAGGGGTGA
- the pyk gene encoding pyruvate kinase: MRRSKIVCTLGPAVDSHEQLVTLIEAGMNVARFNFSHGTHAEHQGRYDRLRAAAKETGRAIGVLADLQGPKIRLETFAEGPVELVRGDEFTITTEDVPGDRTICGTTYKGLPGDVTKGDQVLINDGNVELKVTGVEGPRVRTIVIEGGVISDHKGINLPGAAVNVPALSEKDVEDLRFALRMGCDLVALSFVRDAKDVDDVHRVMDEEGRRVPVIAKVEKPQAVENMEGVVAAFDAVMVARGDLAVEYPLEKVPMVQKRLIELCRRNAKPVIVATQMMESMITNSRPTRAEASDVANAILDGADAVMLSAESSVGAYPIETVKTMSKIVTAAEQELLSKGLQPLVPGKKPRTQGGSVARAAAEIADFLGGKGLVAFTQSGDTARRLSRYRAAQPILAFTTDESTRNQLALSWGVEPHVVPFVNSTDEMVDLVDQETARLGLFSDGDIVVITAGSPPGVPGTTNMVRVLHLGETRRG, translated from the coding sequence ATGCGCCGTTCGAAAATCGTCTGTACTCTCGGCCCCGCGGTCGACTCCCACGAGCAGCTCGTCACGCTGATCGAAGCCGGCATGAACGTGGCCCGCTTCAACTTCAGCCACGGCACTCACGCCGAGCACCAGGGGCGGTACGACCGCCTGCGGGCCGCCGCCAAGGAGACCGGAAGGGCCATCGGCGTCCTCGCCGACCTCCAGGGCCCGAAGATCCGTCTGGAGACCTTCGCGGAGGGCCCCGTCGAGCTGGTGCGCGGTGACGAGTTCACCATCACCACCGAGGACGTGCCGGGTGACAGGACGATCTGCGGCACGACGTACAAGGGCCTGCCCGGCGACGTCACCAAGGGCGACCAGGTGCTCATCAACGACGGCAACGTCGAGCTGAAGGTCACCGGCGTCGAGGGCCCGCGGGTGAGGACGATCGTCATCGAGGGCGGCGTCATCTCCGACCACAAGGGCATCAACCTGCCCGGCGCCGCGGTCAACGTGCCCGCGCTGAGCGAGAAGGACGTGGAGGACCTCCGGTTCGCCCTCCGCATGGGCTGCGACCTGGTCGCCCTCTCCTTCGTCCGGGACGCCAAGGACGTCGACGACGTGCACCGCGTGATGGACGAGGAAGGACGCCGGGTCCCCGTCATCGCCAAGGTGGAGAAGCCGCAGGCGGTGGAGAACATGGAGGGCGTCGTCGCGGCCTTCGACGCCGTCATGGTCGCCCGTGGCGACCTGGCCGTCGAGTACCCGCTCGAGAAGGTCCCCATGGTGCAGAAGCGCCTGATCGAGCTGTGCCGGCGCAACGCCAAGCCGGTGATCGTGGCGACCCAGATGATGGAGTCGATGATCACCAACTCCCGGCCGACCCGCGCCGAGGCCTCCGACGTGGCCAACGCGATCCTGGACGGGGCCGACGCGGTCATGCTGTCCGCGGAGTCGTCGGTGGGCGCGTACCCCATCGAGACGGTCAAGACGATGTCGAAGATCGTCACCGCCGCCGAGCAGGAGCTGCTCTCCAAGGGCCTCCAGCCGCTGGTGCCGGGCAAGAAGCCGCGCACGCAGGGCGGTTCGGTGGCCCGTGCCGCCGCCGAGATCGCCGACTTCCTGGGCGGCAAGGGCCTGGTGGCCTTCACCCAGTCCGGCGACACCGCCCGCCGCCTGTCCCGCTACCGCGCGGCCCAGCCGATCCTCGCCTTCACCACCGACGAGTCCACCCGCAACCAGCTGGCGCTCAGCTGGGGCGTGGAGCCGCACGTGGTGCCGTTCGTGAACAGCACCGACGAGATGGTCGACCTGGTGGACCAGGAGACGGCCCGGCTCGGCCTGTTCAGCGACGGCGACATCGTCGTGATCACCGCCGGTTCGCCCCCCGGCGTCCCCGGCACCACCAACATGGTCCGCGTCCTGCACCTGGGCGAGACGCGGCGCGGCTGA
- the pta gene encoding phosphate acetyltransferase — MTRSVYVTGIDRGDGRQVVELGVMELLTRQVDRVGVFRPLVHDGPDRLFELLRSRYRLSQDSATVYGMDYQEASALQAEQGTDELVSALVDRFHLVARDYDVVLVLGTDFADTQFPDELAMNARLANEFGASVVPVVGGRKQTAESVLAETVNAFRAYDTLGCDVLAMVTNRVAREDRDEMAERLANRLPVPCWVVPDEPALSAPTVSQIAHTLGAEVILGDDSGLARDALDFVFGGAMLPNLLAALTPGCLVITPGDRADLVIGSLAAHSAGTPPIAGLLLTLDEVPGDGILTLAARLAPGTPVLSVTGNSFPTAERLFSLEGKLNAATPRKAETALGLFERYVDTAELSSRVSAPSSDRVTPMMFEHKLLEQARSDLRRVVLPEGTEERVLHAAEVLLRRGVCELTLLGPVEQIRKKAADLGIDLEGAELTDPAVSELRDSFAEKYAELRAHKGVTVELAYDVVSDVNYFGTLMVQEGYADGMVSGSVHSTAATIRPAFEIIKTKPDASIVSSVFFMCLADKVLAYGDCAVNPDPNAEQLADIAIQSAATAARFGVEPRIAMLSYSTGTSGSGADVDKVRAATELVRARRPDLRIEGPIQYDAAVEPSVAATKLPDSEVAGQASVLIFPDLNTGNNTYKAVQRSAGAIAVGPVLQGLRKPVNDLSRGALVQDIVNTVAITAIQAQQSPTEKASDQ; from the coding sequence GTGACGCGCAGCGTGTACGTGACCGGTATCGACCGCGGGGACGGCCGTCAGGTCGTCGAGCTGGGGGTCATGGAGCTCCTGACCCGGCAGGTCGACCGGGTCGGCGTCTTCCGCCCCCTGGTGCACGACGGGCCGGACCGCCTCTTCGAGCTGCTGCGCTCCCGCTACCGGCTCTCCCAGGACTCCGCGACGGTCTACGGCATGGACTACCAGGAGGCGTCCGCCCTCCAGGCCGAGCAGGGAACCGACGAGTTGGTCTCCGCGCTGGTCGACCGCTTCCACCTGGTCGCCCGGGACTACGACGTCGTCCTCGTCCTCGGCACCGACTTCGCCGACACCCAGTTCCCGGACGAGCTGGCGATGAACGCCCGGCTCGCCAACGAGTTCGGCGCCTCGGTCGTGCCGGTCGTGGGCGGCCGCAAGCAGACCGCGGAGTCGGTGCTCGCCGAGACCGTGAACGCCTTCCGCGCCTACGACACTCTGGGCTGCGACGTCCTTGCCATGGTGACCAACCGGGTCGCCCGGGAGGACCGGGACGAGATGGCCGAGCGGCTGGCGAACCGGCTGCCGGTGCCGTGCTGGGTGGTGCCGGACGAGCCGGCGCTGTCCGCGCCGACCGTCTCCCAGATCGCGCACACCCTGGGTGCCGAGGTGATCCTCGGCGACGACTCCGGGCTCGCCCGCGACGCCCTGGACTTCGTCTTCGGCGGGGCCATGCTGCCCAACCTGCTGGCCGCGCTGACCCCGGGCTGCCTGGTCATCACGCCGGGCGACCGCGCCGACCTGGTGATCGGCTCCCTCGCCGCGCACAGCGCGGGCACCCCGCCGATAGCCGGCCTGCTGCTGACCCTGGACGAGGTGCCCGGCGACGGCATCCTCACCCTCGCCGCCCGCCTCGCCCCCGGTACGCCGGTGCTCTCGGTGACCGGCAACAGCTTCCCCACCGCCGAACGGCTGTTCTCCCTGGAGGGCAAGCTCAACGCGGCCACCCCGCGCAAGGCGGAGACCGCCCTCGGCCTGTTCGAGCGGTACGTCGACACCGCCGAGCTGAGCAGCCGGGTCTCCGCCCCGAGCAGCGACCGGGTCACGCCGATGATGTTCGAGCACAAGCTGCTGGAGCAGGCCCGCTCCGACCTGCGCCGGGTCGTCCTCCCGGAGGGCACCGAGGAACGGGTGCTGCACGCGGCGGAGGTGCTGCTGCGCCGGGGCGTGTGCGAGCTGACCCTGCTCGGACCGGTCGAGCAGATCCGCAAGAAGGCCGCCGACCTGGGCATCGACCTGGAGGGCGCCGAGCTGACCGACCCCGCGGTCTCCGAGCTGCGGGACTCCTTCGCCGAGAAGTACGCCGAGCTGCGCGCCCACAAGGGCGTGACCGTGGAGCTGGCGTACGACGTGGTGTCGGACGTGAACTACTTCGGCACCCTGATGGTGCAGGAGGGGTACGCGGACGGCATGGTGTCCGGGTCGGTGCACTCCACGGCCGCGACCATCCGGCCCGCCTTCGAGATCATCAAGACCAAGCCGGACGCCTCCATCGTCTCGTCCGTCTTCTTCATGTGCCTGGCCGACAAGGTCCTGGCCTACGGCGACTGCGCGGTCAACCCGGATCCGAACGCGGAGCAGCTCGCCGACATCGCGATCCAGTCGGCGGCCACGGCGGCCCGGTTCGGGGTGGAACCGCGCATCGCGATGCTGTCCTACTCGACGGGCACCTCCGGGTCCGGCGCCGACGTCGACAAGGTGCGCGCGGCGACGGAGCTGGTCCGCGCGCGCCGTCCGGACCTCAGGATCGAGGGGCCGATCCAGTACGACGCCGCGGTGGAGCCCTCGGTGGCCGCGACCAAGCTGCCGGACTCGGAGGTCGCCGGGCAGGCCAGCGTGCTGATCTTCCCCGACCTGAACACCGGCAACAACACCTACAAGGCCGTGCAGCGCTCGGCCGGCGCCATCGCGGTGGGCCCGGTGCTCCAGGGTCTGCGCAAGCCGGTCAACGACCTGTCCCGGGGCGCGCTCGTGCAGGACATCGTCAACACCGTCGCCATCACGGCGATCCAGGCCCAGCAGTCCCCCACCGAGAAGGCTTCCGACCAGTGA
- a CDS encoding carbohydrate ABC transporter permease, with product MTAAAQRPVGPEVAKAPPGPPAPAPGQAGGGRSVTARRSLLRALPVSPAVVLLLLFLAGPIAYCVVIAFTDLQLTGQAEESFVGFENFQRAFQDEAFLNAVWLTLVFTVLSSLIGQNTLGLALATLMQRASKPVRTLAGGIVVTAWVLPEVVAGFLLYAFFRREGTLNAILDWLHLPSQNWLFTLPILAVSFANVWRGTAFSMLVYSAALNEIPKEVTEAAEVDGAGGWRRMWHVTLPMIRRSIATNLMLNTLQTLSVFGLIWVMTRGGPSGKSQTLPLFMYEQAFQNSLIGYGTAVALLLLLIGSLFSVVYLRLLRTEV from the coding sequence GTGACCGCGGCCGCGCAGCGGCCAGTGGGTCCGGAGGTCGCCAAGGCTCCGCCGGGCCCGCCCGCCCCGGCCCCGGGCCAGGCCGGGGGCGGGCGGTCCGTCACCGCCCGCCGCTCCCTGCTGCGCGCCCTGCCCGTCTCCCCCGCCGTCGTCCTGCTGCTGCTCTTCCTCGCCGGCCCGATCGCCTACTGCGTGGTCATCGCGTTCACCGACCTCCAGCTCACCGGTCAGGCCGAGGAGTCCTTCGTCGGCTTCGAGAACTTCCAGCGGGCGTTCCAGGACGAGGCGTTCCTCAACGCGGTGTGGCTGACCCTGGTGTTCACGGTGCTGTCCTCGCTGATCGGGCAGAACACCCTGGGGCTCGCGCTGGCCACGCTGATGCAGCGGGCCTCGAAGCCGGTCCGCACGCTCGCCGGTGGCATCGTTGTCACCGCCTGGGTGCTGCCGGAGGTGGTGGCCGGCTTCCTGCTCTACGCCTTCTTCCGCCGCGAGGGCACCCTCAACGCCATCCTGGACTGGCTCCATCTGCCCTCCCAGAACTGGCTGTTCACGCTGCCGATCCTGGCGGTGTCCTTCGCCAACGTGTGGCGGGGCACCGCGTTCTCGATGCTGGTCTACTCGGCGGCCCTGAACGAGATCCCCAAGGAGGTCACCGAGGCCGCCGAGGTCGACGGCGCGGGCGGCTGGCGCCGCATGTGGCACGTGACGCTGCCGATGATCCGGCGCTCCATCGCCACCAACCTCATGCTGAACACCCTCCAGACGCTGTCGGTCTTCGGGCTGATCTGGGTGATGACCCGGGGCGGCCCCAGCGGCAAGAGCCAGACGCTGCCGCTGTTCATGTACGAACAGGCCTTCCAGAACAGCCTGATCGGCTACGGCACGGCGGTGGCGCTGCTGCTGTTGCTGATCGGCTCGCTGTTCTCGGTCGTGTACCTGCGCCTGCTCCGGACGGAGGTCTGA
- a CDS encoding ATP-dependent 6-phosphofructokinase, with the protein MRIGVLTAGGDCPGLNAVIRSVVHRAVDNYGDEVIGFEDGYAGLLDGRYRTLDLNAVSGILARGGTILGSSRLERDRLREACENASDMIQNFGIDALIPIGGEGTLTAARMLSDAGLPVVGVPKTIDNDISSTDRTFGFDTAVGVATEAMDRLKTTAESHQRVMVVEVMGRHAGWIALESGMAAGAHGICLPERPFDPADLVKMVEERFSRGKKFAVVCVAEGAHPAEGSMDYGKGAIDKFGHERFQGIGTALAYELERRLGKEAKPVILGHVQRGGVPTAYDRVLATRFGWHAVEAAHRGEFGHMTALRGTDVVMVPLAEAVTELKTVPKDRMDEAESVF; encoded by the coding sequence ATGCGTATCGGAGTTCTCACCGCAGGCGGCGACTGCCCCGGCCTGAACGCAGTGATCCGGTCGGTCGTGCACCGAGCGGTCGACAACTACGGCGACGAGGTCATCGGCTTCGAGGACGGCTACGCGGGCCTGCTGGACGGCCGTTACCGCACCCTCGACCTGAACGCGGTCAGCGGCATCCTGGCCCGCGGCGGCACCATCCTCGGCTCCTCCCGGCTGGAGCGCGACCGGCTCCGCGAGGCCTGTGAGAACGCCTCGGACATGATCCAGAACTTCGGCATCGACGCGCTGATCCCGATCGGCGGCGAGGGCACGCTGACCGCCGCCCGGATGCTCTCCGACGCCGGCCTGCCGGTGGTCGGCGTGCCGAAGACGATCGACAACGACATCTCCTCCACCGACCGCACCTTCGGCTTCGACACCGCCGTCGGCGTCGCCACGGAGGCCATGGACCGCCTCAAGACCACCGCCGAGTCCCACCAGCGCGTGATGGTCGTCGAGGTCATGGGCCGGCACGCGGGCTGGATCGCGCTGGAGTCCGGCATGGCCGCCGGCGCCCACGGCATCTGCCTGCCCGAGCGCCCCTTCGACCCCGCCGACCTGGTCAAGATGGTCGAGGAGCGGTTCTCCCGCGGCAAGAAGTTCGCCGTCGTCTGCGTCGCCGAGGGCGCCCACCCCGCCGAGGGCTCCATGGACTACGGCAAGGGCGCGATCGACAAGTTCGGCCACGAGCGGTTCCAGGGCATCGGCACCGCGCTGGCGTACGAGCTGGAGCGCCGGCTCGGCAAGGAGGCCAAGCCCGTCATCCTCGGCCACGTCCAGCGCGGCGGCGTGCCGACCGCGTACGACAGGGTGCTCGCCACCCGCTTCGGCTGGCACGCGGTGGAGGCGGCGCACCGCGGCGAGTTCGGCCACATGACCGCGCTGCGCGGCACGGACGTCGTGATGGTGCCGCTCGCGGAGGCCGTCACCGAGCTGAAGACGGTGCCGAAGGACCGGATGGACGAGGCGGAGTCGGTCTTCTAG
- a CDS encoding helix-turn-helix domain-containing protein encodes MWRVRRPSSGPNQSGPPFNALAARRLRAALNMGPEHVAHNIRVSYGLPYVTPDLVIAWERGTVSPGNPELTALAGVLWCSPGELIGRPQTLREHRVARGLAPEDVARTVGLALAAYLRMEETDDWRGTDRQSAQLADVLGLSLPDFVTVTGREEKLADLLTSAVSTRWQGYVRPVAKLAPLDRRVLENVLQVLHQDYQGHMASTLSWGGGGGDAGAGGRDFLDRIVEHFWSAVERHP; translated from the coding sequence GTGTGGCGCGTGCGCCGACCCTCATCCGGCCCGAACCAGTCGGGCCCCCCGTTCAACGCCCTCGCCGCCCGCCGGCTGCGTGCCGCCCTCAACATGGGCCCCGAGCACGTCGCCCACAACATACGGGTCTCGTACGGGCTGCCGTACGTCACCCCCGACCTCGTCATCGCCTGGGAGCGGGGGACGGTCTCCCCCGGGAACCCGGAGCTGACCGCCCTCGCCGGGGTGCTGTGGTGCTCCCCCGGTGAGCTGATCGGCCGGCCGCAGACGCTGCGCGAGCACCGGGTCGCCCGCGGTCTCGCGCCGGAGGACGTGGCGCGGACCGTCGGACTCGCGCTCGCGGCCTACCTGCGGATGGAGGAGACCGACGACTGGCGCGGCACCGACCGCCAGTCGGCCCAGCTGGCCGACGTGCTCGGGCTGTCGCTGCCGGACTTCGTCACCGTCACGGGCCGCGAGGAGAAGCTGGCCGACCTGCTGACCAGCGCCGTGAGCACCCGCTGGCAGGGGTATGTGCGCCCGGTCGCCAAGCTGGCCCCGCTGGACCGGCGCGTCCTGGAGAACGTCCTCCAGGTGCTGCACCAGGACTACCAGGGGCACATGGCCTCCACCCTCAGCTGGGGCGGGGGCGGCGGTGACGCCGGCGCCGGGGGGCGCGACTTCCTGGACCGCATCGTGGAGCACTTCTGGTCGGCGGTCGAGAGGCACCCGTGA
- a CDS encoding extracellular solute-binding protein, with protein sequence MRPSFRFTALFTLTALTSTAIAACGSGSGSDPDTVKVSFKQSTDNSIKVMDTYLADIKKQFEKANPGKKVELVPIKAPDSEYYTKLQQMLRSPKTAPDLVYEDTFLINSDITSGYLKPLDPYLEKWKDWDQFIDTAKAATAGEDGKTYGVPDGTDTRGLWFSKDVFAKAGLPADWQPKTWAEVLDAARAIKEKVPGVTPINVYTGKPAGEAATMQGFEMLLYGTNDGTTDPLYDKDGKKWIAAGKGFEDSLAFVESVYKEKLGPEVSDALDPNFGTAVRGELLPQGKLGIALDGSWLPQDWLEGSGHEWPEWSKELGLAAMPTQNGQAPGKVSMSGGWAWSIPAKAANPDLAFDFVKTMQTRANAQKWYIANSGIAVREDVANDPAYVDAQPGIKFFTDLVESTHYRPAYPAYPKVSVAIQEAMEGVTTGDLSVEEAARGYDEALKEATDNQVVSK encoded by the coding sequence GTGCGTCCCAGCTTCCGGTTCACCGCTCTGTTCACCCTCACCGCGCTCACCTCCACGGCGATCGCCGCCTGCGGAAGCGGCTCCGGCAGTGATCCGGACACGGTGAAGGTCTCCTTCAAACAGTCGACGGACAACTCCATCAAGGTGATGGACACGTATCTCGCCGACATCAAGAAGCAGTTCGAGAAGGCCAACCCGGGGAAGAAGGTCGAACTCGTCCCCATCAAGGCCCCGGACTCGGAGTACTACACCAAGCTCCAGCAGATGCTCCGCTCCCCCAAGACCGCGCCGGACCTCGTCTACGAGGACACCTTCCTCATCAACTCCGACATCACCAGCGGGTACTTGAAGCCTCTCGACCCGTACCTGGAGAAGTGGAAGGACTGGGACCAGTTCATCGACACGGCCAAGGCGGCGACCGCGGGCGAGGACGGCAAGACGTACGGCGTCCCGGACGGCACCGACACCCGCGGGCTGTGGTTCAGCAAGGACGTCTTCGCCAAGGCCGGGCTGCCCGCCGACTGGCAGCCGAAGACGTGGGCCGAGGTCCTCGACGCCGCCCGCGCCATCAAGGAGAAGGTCCCCGGCGTCACCCCGATCAACGTGTACACCGGCAAGCCGGCCGGTGAAGCGGCCACCATGCAGGGCTTCGAGATGCTGCTGTACGGCACGAACGACGGGACCACGGACCCGCTGTACGACAAGGACGGCAAGAAGTGGATCGCGGCGGGGAAGGGGTTCGAGGACTCCCTCGCCTTCGTCGAGAGCGTGTACAAGGAGAAGCTCGGCCCGGAGGTCTCCGACGCCCTCGACCCCAACTTCGGCACCGCCGTCCGCGGTGAGCTGCTGCCGCAGGGCAAGCTCGGCATCGCCCTGGACGGCTCCTGGCTGCCGCAGGACTGGCTGGAGGGCAGCGGGCACGAGTGGCCCGAGTGGTCGAAGGAGCTGGGCCTGGCGGCCATGCCGACGCAGAACGGCCAGGCGCCCGGCAAGGTGAGCATGTCCGGCGGCTGGGCCTGGTCGATCCCGGCCAAGGCGGCCAATCCGGACCTGGCCTTCGACTTCGTCAAGACGATGCAGACCAGGGCCAACGCCCAGAAGTGGTACATCGCCAACTCCGGCATCGCGGTCCGCGAGGACGTCGCGAACGATCCCGCGTACGTCGACGCCCAGCCCGGCATCAAGTTCTTCACCGACCTGGTCGAGAGCACCCACTACCGGCCCGCGTACCCGGCGTACCCGAAGGTGTCGGTGGCCATCCAGGAGGCGATGGAGGGCGTGACGACCGGCGACCTGTCGGTCGAGGAGGCGGCGCGCGGGTACGACGAGGCGCTCAAGGAGGCCACCGACAACCAGGTGGTGAGCAAGTGA
- a CDS encoding DUF6114 domain-containing protein: MSAETPAAAGQFTRRRLQFRAWRGGRPFWAGLFIALGGLPIAYFPYANLQIGHLTLAMATTAGSGSLIIGVLLVVLGVSLWFQKHIRVFAGVAAILLALVSIPVSNLGGFLIGFLLALVGGAMAVSWVPGEPPQDEPPVEGRGRGDAPEGAVPGTELPGIPAPGSTASDATVPRPREGVEGGGPTQTFEALGAHDLSGTSPANGANGRHSAG, translated from the coding sequence ATGAGCGCCGAGACTCCTGCCGCAGCCGGCCAGTTCACCCGCCGGAGGCTGCAGTTCCGTGCCTGGCGAGGCGGGCGGCCGTTCTGGGCCGGCCTGTTCATCGCGCTCGGCGGACTCCCCATCGCCTACTTCCCGTACGCCAACCTCCAGATCGGTCACCTGACCCTCGCGATGGCCACCACCGCGGGATCCGGGTCCCTGATCATCGGTGTGCTGCTGGTCGTCCTGGGCGTCAGCCTGTGGTTCCAGAAGCACATCCGTGTCTTCGCGGGCGTGGCGGCGATCCTGCTCGCGCTGGTCTCCATCCCCGTGTCCAACCTCGGCGGCTTCCTCATCGGCTTCCTGCTCGCGCTGGTCGGCGGAGCGATGGCCGTCTCGTGGGTGCCGGGCGAACCGCCGCAGGACGAGCCGCCGGTGGAGGGCAGGGGAAGGGGTGACGCGCCCGAGGGCGCGGTCCCCGGCACCGAGCTCCCCGGCATCCCGGCGCCCGGCAGCACGGCCTCCGACGCCACGGTGCCGAGGCCGCGCGAAGGGGTGGAGGGCGGGGGTCCCACCCAGACCTTCGAGGCACTGGGGGCGCACGATCTGTCAGGAACGAGCCCGGCCAACGGGGCGAACGGGAGGCACAGTGCCGGCTGA
- a CDS encoding acetate kinase yields the protein MSPTRVLVLNSGSSSVKYQLLDMRGSDRLAVGLVERIGEETSRLKHTPADGESREWSGSIPDHESALKAVAAELAKDGLGLDSPELAAIGHRVVHGGKHFTEPTVIDDAVLAEIERLIPVAPLHNPANLTGIRTAQALRPDLPQIAVFDTAFHTTMPESAARYAIDVETADAHRIRRYGFHGTSHAYVSRETARLLRRAPEDVNVIVLHLGNGASASAVRGGRCVDTSMGLTPLEGLVMGTRSGDMDPAVIFHLMRVGEMSADEIDTLLNKRSGLIGLCGDNDMREIRRRVDAGDERARLAFDIYIHRLKKYIGAYYAVLGRVDAVAFTAGVGENAAPVREAAVAGLEGLGLAVDGGLNAVRADGARLISPADARVAVAVVPTDEEMEIATQTYALVIGSCGSTGSENLT from the coding sequence GTGAGTCCCACGCGTGTCCTCGTCCTCAACTCCGGCTCCTCGTCGGTCAAGTACCAGCTGCTGGACATGCGCGGCAGCGACCGGCTGGCCGTGGGCCTCGTCGAGCGGATCGGCGAGGAGACCTCACGCCTGAAGCACACGCCGGCCGACGGAGAGAGCCGTGAGTGGAGCGGCTCCATCCCCGACCACGAGTCCGCGCTGAAGGCCGTGGCGGCCGAGCTGGCCAAGGACGGCCTCGGCCTGGACTCGCCGGAGCTGGCCGCGATCGGCCACCGGGTGGTGCACGGGGGGAAGCACTTCACCGAGCCGACCGTGATCGACGACGCCGTGCTCGCCGAGATCGAGCGGCTCATCCCGGTCGCCCCGCTGCACAACCCGGCCAACCTCACCGGCATCCGCACCGCGCAGGCGCTCCGCCCCGACCTGCCGCAGATCGCCGTCTTCGACACCGCCTTCCACACCACGATGCCGGAGTCCGCGGCCCGCTACGCGATCGACGTGGAGACCGCCGACGCGCACCGCATCCGCCGCTACGGCTTCCACGGCACCTCGCACGCGTACGTGTCCCGGGAGACCGCGCGGCTGCTGCGCCGGGCGCCCGAGGACGTGAACGTGATCGTGCTGCACCTGGGCAACGGGGCGTCGGCCTCGGCGGTGCGGGGCGGGCGGTGCGTGGACACCTCCATGGGGCTGACGCCTTTGGAGGGGCTGGTGATGGGTACGCGCTCGGGAGACATGGACCCGGCCGTCATCTTCCATTTGATGCGCGTCGGCGAAATGTCCGCCGACGAGATCGACACTCTCCTCAACAAGAGGAGCGGTCTGATCGGGCTGTGCGGTGACAACGACATGCGGGAGATCCGCCGCCGCGTCGACGCCGGCGACGAGCGGGCCCGGCTGGCCTTCGACATCTACATTCACCGGCTGAAGAAGTACATCGGCGCCTATTACGCCGTTCTCGGACGCGTGGACGCGGTGGCCTTCACGGCCGGGGTCGGCGAGAACGCGGCGCCGGTGCGGGAGGCCGCCGTGGCGGGCCTGGAGGGGCTGGGTCTGGCGGTCGACGGCGGGCTGAACGCCGTACGCGCCGACGGGGCGCGGCTGATCTCGCCCGCGGACGCGCGGGTGGCGGTGGCCGTCGTACCGACCGATGAGGAAATGGAGATCGCGACACAGACCTACGCGCTGGTAATTGGTTCATGTGGTTCGACGGGTTCTGAGAATCTCACCTGA